The Streptomyces spororaveus genome includes a region encoding these proteins:
- a CDS encoding ABC transporter permease: MRRTAGPRPPLLLALPALLAIAFLMLPLVGILVRTQWSELRAHLTTPGSLEALRLSLVVSFWALGLSLLLGVPLAWLLARVHFPGKTLVRSLVLLPMVLPPTVGGVALLLGFGRRGLLGPFLEDIFGITLPFHTSGAVVAATFVAMPFLVISLEGALGGLRPGYEETAASLGASPLRVFFTVTLPMVAPGLIAGAALTWARALGEFGATITFAGNLPGVTQTLPLQVYLLLQDDPEAATSLSLLLLVVAMAVLVALRGRWTSGHAVRDTPHATPAEDPAARAPEPDPADGSAPAGRWSLHAEVTGFTELTLDAEPGTTIAVVGENGAGKTTLLRALLGLTPRAHAALRLGDDDVTALPPHRRGVAWVPQDGALFPHLTALGNTAYGLRAQGTSRAEARSRARLWLDRLGVGHLAERRPAQLSGGQAQRVALARALAAQPRLLLLDEPLAALDQTTRARVRHTLRTHLAGFGGVCLIVTHDPVEAVSLADRVLVLAHGRVLQDAPPAEVTRNPRSPWVARMLGRNAWPGTTTVDGLKLVAGGSVVVAEPVAEGSEALAIVAPEAVSLHREQPSGSPRNVWPGTVREITAAGSRLRVLVTSQAAADVVSEITPQAAAELAIADGTAVWCSVKATEITLVPL, translated from the coding sequence GTGCGCCGTACCGCCGGGCCCCGCCCGCCGCTCCTCCTGGCCCTGCCCGCGCTCCTCGCGATCGCGTTCCTGATGCTCCCGCTCGTCGGGATCCTCGTCCGCACGCAGTGGAGCGAGCTCCGCGCGCACCTGACCACACCCGGCTCCCTGGAGGCCCTGCGGCTCTCCCTCGTCGTGTCCTTCTGGGCACTGGGTCTCAGCCTGCTGCTGGGCGTGCCCCTGGCCTGGCTGCTGGCACGGGTCCACTTCCCCGGCAAGACCCTCGTACGGTCCCTGGTTCTGCTGCCCATGGTGCTGCCCCCGACGGTGGGAGGTGTCGCACTGCTGCTGGGCTTCGGCCGGCGCGGCCTGCTGGGCCCCTTCCTGGAGGACATTTTCGGGATCACCCTGCCGTTCCACACGTCGGGGGCCGTCGTGGCGGCGACCTTCGTGGCGATGCCGTTCCTCGTCATCAGCCTCGAAGGGGCCCTGGGCGGGCTGCGACCCGGCTACGAGGAGACCGCGGCCTCCCTCGGCGCATCCCCGTTGCGCGTCTTCTTCACCGTCACACTGCCGATGGTGGCCCCCGGCCTGATCGCCGGGGCCGCCCTCACCTGGGCCCGGGCGCTCGGCGAGTTCGGGGCCACGATCACCTTCGCCGGAAACCTGCCCGGCGTCACCCAGACGCTCCCCCTCCAGGTCTACCTGCTGCTCCAGGACGACCCCGAGGCCGCGACCTCGCTGTCCCTCCTCCTGCTCGTCGTGGCGATGGCGGTGCTGGTCGCCCTGCGCGGCCGCTGGACCTCCGGACACGCCGTACGGGACACCCCTCACGCGACGCCCGCCGAGGACCCGGCCGCCCGGGCCCCCGAGCCGGACCCGGCCGACGGCTCCGCACCGGCCGGCCGCTGGTCCCTGCATGCCGAGGTCACCGGGTTCACCGAGCTCACCCTCGACGCGGAACCCGGCACCACGATCGCCGTGGTCGGCGAGAACGGCGCCGGCAAGACCACCCTGCTGCGCGCCCTGCTCGGCCTGACCCCGCGGGCCCACGCCGCACTGCGGCTCGGCGACGACGACGTGACGGCCCTGCCGCCGCACCGGCGGGGCGTGGCCTGGGTCCCCCAGGACGGCGCGCTGTTCCCCCACCTGACCGCGCTCGGGAACACCGCCTACGGCCTGCGCGCGCAGGGCACCAGCCGCGCCGAGGCCCGCTCCCGGGCGCGGCTGTGGCTCGACCGGCTCGGCGTCGGCCACCTCGCCGAGCGCAGGCCCGCGCAGCTGTCCGGAGGCCAGGCCCAACGGGTGGCGCTGGCCCGGGCACTGGCCGCGCAGCCCCGTCTGCTGCTCCTGGACGAGCCGCTGGCCGCGCTCGACCAGACCACCCGGGCCCGGGTGCGGCACACCCTGCGCACCCACCTGGCCGGCTTCGGCGGGGTCTGCCTCATCGTCACCCACGACCCCGTCGAGGCCGTCTCCCTGGCGGACCGGGTCCTCGTACTGGCCCACGGTCGCGTCCTGCAGGACGCGCCGCCCGCGGAGGTCACTCGCAATCCGCGCTCCCCGTGGGTCGCGCGCATGCTCGGCCGCAACGCGTGGCCCGGGACGACCACGGTGGACGGGCTCAAGCTGGTCGCCGGCGGGTCCGTCGTGGTGGCGGAACCCGTGGCGGAGGGCTCCGAGGCCCTGGCCATCGTCGCGCCCGAGGCCGTCTCCCTCCACCGCGAGCAGCCGTCCGGCAGTCCGCGCAACGTCTGGCCGGGAACCGTCCGTGAGATCACGGCGGCGGGCAGCCGGCTCCGGGTCCTCGTCACGTCGCAGGCCGCCGCCGACGTCGTCTCCGAGATCACCCCCCAGGCGGCCGCCGAGCTCGCCATCGCCGACGGCACCGCGGTGTGGTGCAGCGTCAAGGCCACCGAGATCACCCTCGTACCCCTGTGA